The Musa acuminata AAA Group cultivar baxijiao chromosome BXJ2-2, Cavendish_Baxijiao_AAA, whole genome shotgun sequence genome contains the following window.
TATCCTGCAAAGTATAATGAAACAGAATTAGATAGTGGCTATCAGGTATGACACCTGGGCAATGATGATATGTggatttcaaaaataataattggtGGCTTATCTTGAATCATAAGTTGCATATGCAAGCTAAATTTTGGCATGGTATCGCATGATACTTTATTATGTAAACTCCTCCTTGCTAAGGACATGTGATTCTAACGAAAGAAATGACTTGAAATTGTATCTTCATGTTATAACCAAATATGTCTAACCAGTAGAAGGGCTTATTTAAATGAAAAAGGTTATTCTTTGCTGTATAACTTAGCCTGTCATAACATAAAGCATAAAGTTATCGCACAACAATATCCTTTTTCTATTATCTTTTGGTATTCTTCCCATTTCTCTTATATCATAGTAAATTCCATCTCTATATGAGTGTTGTCAAAGCCCTGCAGTTTGTGCATATGTAAATTCTTCTACCAGAAGGTTAGTTACTTGTGCATTCTTACCCTGTCATTTTGTGCCTACTTTGAATATCTTTCTACATTAAAATAGGAAAGTATTCTTACCCTTTGAAATGAAGTCTGTAAATCAGTCTaggaaaaatatcaaatttagttgaaaattttgtaatttttttttcttcaattacAGCCACTAACTGTGTATCACTGCTTTCAACTTTTGGCTGCCCAAGGCTCAATTTCAGAAGTTAAGGACGAATTAAATATACACTATTTAGGTAAAAAGAATCTCTTTTGTATCTTGGTGATTTATCAATATGCCTGATTTTCAATATTGCAGAATTCTGTTTTTTGGACATTCTGTAGAAACACTTTGAATTTCTCTGTGCTTTAATTGTATAACAGCACTTGTATGTCAACTGTATATCATCCTTCTTCAATTTTTTATTGATTGTCCATTTATAGATGATATAGTTGTTTTTTTACGTTTGATTGAAGATGaactatttttttattgaattgcAATAATAATGATATGGTTTAgcatcaaaatatataaaataggtGTAGCATTAGACTACAAGCATCTTTGTTGTGATTTTGAGTTAACATTATTTGTTATGACTTGTTTTGTATATTGCATGTTTTCATGTGAGTTCCATATTAAAGTTAGATTACACTATTTGTTCCAAGTGATTGTGGACCACGTGCTTGTATACTGTAGCACAAGTTCACACAATTCATGCTGTAACTTATTATTTGAAGGACCTGAGAAAGAGCTTTTGCAACTTGGGGTCTTTGGAGAGTTGCTGGCACTTTTTTCTGGAGTTCAAATACATATGGACCTTGTTGGTCCAGCAGTTCCACAATTTAGGTTGGTTTTCTAATCTACTTTTTCATATAAGTTTAAGATTGTGTTCTTTCTTGTTGATTATGGTCGCCAATTTAATATGAATTTGAGGTTGTTGGCAACATCAATTTTCTTGAATTGGTATTCAAAAATGACTTCATTGTAATAGGCTTTTTCATCTATCCTTTATCTCAAAACAAATTCACCTTATTGTGTATGAACAAGAACCATCTGTCTGATTTTTGCTGTTATTTCAGTTTGTTGCTAAGCACCTGCAACTTTATTGGTAAGTTTATTAATGTCCAAAGTTGAGTAGATTTATGAAGCCACATAGATAACTAAAGCTGGTCCTTCTGTTGTTTATGAAATTGATTTCTATTATGTAATGGAGATTGTCTTGCCATGATTACACATCTGGATTAACAGTTCATCCTTCATTCTGCCTACTAAATGACTTGAAGAATTATACAAGGAATTTATGCATTACATAATTGTTTGCTGCATTACAAATGTTGAGTCCTCCACAAGTTGTAATAGTGGTTCCTCAATTTTCCAATAGATTTTGTAGTTGTTTTTTATGCTAATTAGAATATGAAATTCATCCATTTTATTCAACTATAAGAACCTCTATAACATTATAGATATCGGTATGCACATAGTGTTGAAGCCTTCAAACCATTGCAAGGTTGTGCTGTTGTGATCTTGGATTCAGAGGTTTTCTGAGTCACAGTAAGCACACCATTGAAAAAGGGGAACAGGTTAGGTTGTTCTTTGAGCACATGGTTTCAAATACCAGTTGTATTGGTGTGTTTTGATCTATATATACTAGTATGGTTTAGGCCTGGTACCAGATTATATATTTTCGTACTGTCAGTattctttttttaatgtttttcagCATTATGAGGTGGTATAGGTCGGCAAACTGCCTGGTATACCAATATTTTACCAGTTCAACAACTTGTCGAAACTGGTATAGGACCAGTACTCAAGACCATGCTTGAGCATGTATTCAAGATGCAAAGAAGCTCGCTTTACATTTGCATACAGGACCAGTACTCAAGACCATGCTTGAGCATGTATTCAAGATGCAAAGAAGCTCGCTTTACATTTGCATACAGTTCTTTTTATCAACTCCCTCTAGCATCTGATATTCTCATGTTAGCATAGCGCCTTGGGCTTCCTTTCGCAGCTTTGACAAACATGAGTGTTTTGTCTCTTTGTTTCTGTTGTTTTCCGTATATGTTTTTTCTTACTGTCGGAtacactgtgtgtgtgtgtgtgtgtgtgtgtgtgatagagAGAGGAGGGGTGATAGAGAAGCTGCCTTCTTGTTGTGCTAgtgctttcttttttatttttaggttTTTGCTTTTGTACTGCTTCCTACAGAATTTTTGTATATCTCCTCAGTATTAAGGTCACAAAAATACTCATTATAGTAACTCAACTGTTATTAGCCAGTAAACAAGATCTCCTATTTCTTTCCTGTTGCGAGATTGGAGAGGGGAAACATTTGTGGGAGTGTATGCCAAGGCATGCTTGATAAATCATGGTGAGATAAATCTTATAAGATTATCAAATGGTTGTATTGACATTTTTGTTGTTTCACATTTTTTTCGTTCACCTTCTTTTCTTTCTGTGTACATATGTTTCATGTGACTGACAGTGGTCCAAATATTTATATAACATTCTGTTGTACAGAATTTACTTATGCCCCTTGCTATTGACTTTATGTTCTTGTGTGTTTATTGTAGGGATGGGAAAACAGTAAGCCTCTGCAAGTACCTTCCTTGCGCTGAGCAGGACTGTATATGTAAGTCTTCATGTGCAGATTCTGGTGCAAGGAGATTAAATGGAAAATGTGTTACAGTACATATAAAGCTTCACAAAGGTTTCTACCATGACATATGTAGGAACATATTAAAGGTCAATTTTTGTTTACTATCCATGTTTTAGAGGTTTCTTGAACTGAAAATTTTTAAGTAGATATAACTTGCATTTAAATAGTGAACATGATGTGGGATCATAACTTTGCAAGTTATGTTTGCTTGTCTAGACAGCTGTTTTGTTGtacttgtggaagggcagcatatATAATGCAAACACTTGCAGAATTTTAGGTGTAATGTATTTaagatcaaatattttttttcatgttttGGTTTCATCATTTCTATTTTGACTCCATAGAGTGTAGAATGCTATCCTGCAAATGCTGATATGGACAGTGTTTCTAGTGACATGAAAAGGACACtaaaagaaaatccaaaaatctgTATTTTGTTAAGCTGATTAAAATCTCTGCATACAAATAACCCCCACTCATTCAGTGACAAAATGTTGAAGCTTAATTGCCGAAGGCAAAAAGTGACAGAATGAAGGGAACAGAGATGTTAAATTTCCAAGTGGTACATACCTCCAATGTTTTCCATCAAGGTAAACCAAAAGAATAAATGATAAACATACCTTGTCTGGATACTTCTATAATCCTCAAACCAAGGAAGGTGCAAAAATTTCAGGAATATACATGTACAAGTACAAATTCTGCATGAACTAGCTTTCATTCAAGAGTGACTTTAAGAAACGATTTAGTTCTATATTGATATGGATGCTAGATAATCTTGATAATAAACAAGGTAAAATTTCGATTCTCTCTAGACTAAGAAAATGTATCAATAGTAAAAATTGAATTAAATATTGTGACGTGATGCACTTAACATGTTCTTGTTTTCATCGTCACATGTCAGTTTTGAATGAATTGATATGATGGATTGGCAGGTTGATATCAAGCTAAATTTGATATACGTTCTAAATTATAGCATGCATTGTGCAAACTCTTTGTTTGTTGCTTTCTTGATACTCATAGGGAGGAAATATCtcagatctctatgataagcttAGATTTCTATACTTATTATTTATGAGCTATTTTCAGGATTCATATCCTCACCTTATTATTGCTCCGAATGCTGGTGTTGCTGCTTATTCTAGTTGGTCACCCACTATTGTAAGTCATCCATACCATAGCATTCTTTTCCTCCTTGTGGTTATGATCAATTTCAATCAATTTTATTGCGGAGAAACTTAACTGGGCCCTCTATGCTCAGTCTCCTAGATGGAATAATAGTGTCAACTTACAGAATGGTTATAAGTATGATAACATAAGCTTCTTGGTATTACATTAACATTGATTTGTTACATTGGGATGTAGATGAGATAGGGTTTCTCTTTAGTTTCTCGAAAATATTATGATGGTTAGATCAATCCTCTataggaaaatttgatgaagcTGATACTATAAACAAACTTCCAATGTGGACAGGCAGATCTTGGCAAGTGTGTTTCATCATACCATTACCGGTGTCAAGAAAAAATGAGATTTATCATTGATTACCCGGATTGAGTCTCATGTCGGTGTCAAAGTATATCAATGTATACTTAGAAGCACATTGCACTTACTGGTAGTTTGAACTATGGAATGCTTGCCTTTTCTCATTCGGACAGCTTCTGCATTCTAGTTTAGGGATGCAGCCAACTGATTGATCCTCGGTTTCAGGAGCTAATTAAGGAAATGGGCATCCCAGCCATATTTACCGACTTCTGTGAGGAAGCTGCAAATCTAGCTGCCGATTGCATAAGCACTGTCACTAGCCTACCTCTCAGGCTGCCGGTATATCTGTTAACCTGTTCTTATGCCCTTCAATTTCGAAGCCTGGCCAAAAAAATCTGGAAACTAACTGGCTTCTTGTTTTGCAGATTCAAATCAATCCATTTAGGCAGCCGATGGTGGTGGAAGATAGCGCGTTATACGTCCCATGCTACTCAAATTGCTTTCTCTTTGGGATGTGATTGTATACAAGGTGTATTATTTGGTTTCTCATAAAGACACTTGGGGTAGAGGTTTGAACTGTGTGTTGAAGAAACAGAGCTTTTCTATCCTGTCAAAGATTGTTCGTTCTATACAACGTGCATCTATCAGTTTTTGTGGGATGCCTTTTGTTCTTTAATGACATCTTATTGATCTTTAATTGTGTTGATGAAAAGAACTAGTAAGTTATGGTTATCAAGAGACCATCAAATTGAACATCATGTATAGGAACAATCACAAACACAATTCAATCCCTATCGAAATAGACAACCCACAGAGCTTTGCAACTCAATCTCATGTGCACACACACCATCCTCGCATTATCCTACCCACACTGGCACTCAGATATCGACGTCACAATAGACCCTGTCGAACGTGGGCGTCGCGGAGAAGCTCACGAGCACAGGCGCGCAGTAAACCCTCAGCGTGTAGTGCTTCGTCTTTACCACCCCCACCTTCAACCTTATCCTCGCCCTTACCCTCACCTCCAACCCCACCTTCCCGGCCGACCGGTCGTGCTTCAGGCTCTTCTCCACCGATCCCAGCAGCGGCGTCGACGTTGCCGCCGCGATCACGTCGAGCGTCGTCACGTTCCGCCGCCGCTGGTAGAATGGTGCAACCTCCGTGAAGGCCACCATCTGGTCGTCGTACCAAACCGTGACCTCCATGAAGTCGTAGTACACTGAGACCCGGTGGTTGCGGTTGTAGGACCGGAGCGTGAGGTCGAAGGTGGCGTTGAGCGCGTGGCTGGCCGTGAGGTTGAAGCCGTAGACGCGGGCGTCGTCGACGGTGTACTCGAGCGCCTTCGGGCGGACGACAAGCCAAAAGATGAGGACGACGAGGCTGACGAGCACGATGATGCCAAGGCCGGTGAAAACGATGCACGGGAGGATGCCGGAGCGCGAACGCCGGCTGGGCAACGGGCGCTCGCGGACCATGGCGGTGAGTGTGGTTGCTGCCGAGGACGAGTGGCGCAGGGATTGGAACGGATATATAGAGCCGAGTTGAGAGTGTGTAGGGAATGTTTCGGGGAGTGCAAAAGTGGCGATCACAGGCTGTATGAAAGCAGAAAGCTTGCATTGTCCTTTGTTCTTTTTCGGCTTTGAATGTTGTTTTTAGTCACCGGAAACCTCCATGAACAACTCAGTAAGCAGTGCCATAGATCTGCATACTGCGTATAATTCACATCTCTCTCATCAAAATCGTTGGTGTTTGCAGTGTCAAAATCCTGTGGTACACGTTCCAAAGCACACAGCATTAGATTAGAACCAAAGTGACAAGGCCGTAAACCTGTTTATCCTTATCGCTTTGATGGATTGAGATGCCTCGTCTCGAGATTGTTCCAAGTATATTTCCCCTCTTTCTCAAGCTTTTTCTCTTGCCCTCCAGCCCAAGTTATGCTCTTGTATAGGGAACAGGGTTGTTGTCACAGGGCCCATGCGGACGTGTCAGGAATCGACTACAGCGATGGGCCTCAAACGGATTATAAGGCCCACAAACGTAGCCCAGCCGTTACTTGCCCCGACACCGATATAAAATGACAAATTTAGAGCCACGCATTTTGCTTATTGTAAATGAAAAAGCTCTTTGAGTTAGGATTATATTGTTGATATGAAATTTTATTTACTGACCTCGTTACTAACTGATGATGAGGTTATCGGTGACGACTTGATTTTGAATCATATGCGTAAGGGTTAAGAAATAACTGGGAAGATAGCTCGGGTGTCCACTTGTGAACTAAGAAGATTATAATTGGATGAGAGTCGATCTAATCCCTCCTATAACGTTAGAACAAAGGTCGAGAGTAAAATTATGGGTGACCATTGACTAATCTGGATAACAGTAGATTTGGTTTAGAAGAGTTGCTTTACGGTGTTTCCTCTTAGAGTTACTGTTGTTGGCTTGGGTGTGTATCATGTCATGCGAGTCCCGATCTCCACGTCGAGCTGACAGCCCGTGTCAAGCTGCAATTGGAAGGTGAATTATCCTCTTATCATTAACTAAAGCATCGCATAGAAGAGATGACACGTTTCCAATGTAGTTCTGTGTGATCGATGCTGATCTATGGCAAACCTTCAGTGAAATTTCCTCACGAGGAGAATGCAACACCAGATGGAGAAAGATCTTTTTCGGGCAGATGGACGCGATGACGAAGACGATGGAGAACACAGCGTGCCCACTTCGGCGGTGATCTCAAATGGCGGAGCCAAAACAAAAACAGTATGATTAGGGTGTGGATTAATTAGGTCCGACCCTGCATCCTTTTTATGATGTAGTGTGAGATGAGAGTGCCAATAGCTAGCTAGCTTCTCCATGTCCCATGTTTCCGAGCCAAGAGCAGGCGGCAGTGGACACTCGGCAGAGCACTACATTGCAACGCTCCCTCCATTATCAAGTACTTTTGAGCTCGATACGGCCGCCCCAACCCCGGCATCAGATACATAGGAGCCACTGACTGCTCGTCGTATACCACCCAAAACAATGGACCTCTTTATCCGAAGTCTCATCGGGAAGAAGTCAAGACTTCACCGAAAAGTAAAAGCATGCTGGCTGAAGTCGTAGTGCCGACTAAGATAAATGAGCTAGTGGGAGTGCCACAAAGCAGTGCTTATTTATATTGCCTCTCTTCTCGGCCTTCTCTTATTGGCCTCGCCCCTCACTGCGGCCAGTGGTGGCTTTCCAACAATATCTGCAAGCTTGtggtggtagtggtggtggtggttgtgcGAAAGGAAAACTCTGGTGAGCAACTTTTATTGCCACCCCGTTTAAGAACTATGAGTGGCTTCTGCGTAGGAACTCCTCACGTATCCACAAAGAAAACACGAAGTATAAATACTGGATTAGTATGATGACAATTATTGAGTGCGACCTTATCACTTGTTCAACTCATGCTGTCTTAAGTAAACGTAAACGTGGAGCGGACAGAGGAACTGAGCATGCAAGAATTAATCAACTGTGAATGCATGCATTTGCTCCGAAGTGTTCGTCTTAGACTCCTGATATCACTCATATGCATATATAATGTAGGAGTTGGAGAAGTAACACGTTGTTCTACGTCACTATTCCATCTCCATGCCCTTTAATAAAGACTCATTTTGTTGCACCCCATGTATAAAAGAATGCAGGATCATCAAAGGATACTGCTTGCTGGGAACTTATGAGTAGCATGTAGATTACTGGATGCATGCTTAGTGAAGTATATTAGAGTTAATCATAGTCTTCTGTCTTGTATATTAGAGTTGATCCttttggattattattattatcagtgAGACAAGCATGCAGTAGTCATTCGTAAACCACCAATCATGTATATTTAAGATTAAGAATGTAGAAAGACCGAACGGGATTATTCTTTTATCAACCAACGCAGAGTTCTATTAGCTTTAGTTCTCTAGATATCCTATGAGACCATATCTTTGACACGGCCACTGTAGGCTATGATGATGGCTAGAACAATGAAAGAGTTAAAAGCAGTAGACGTCATCTATCTCCGTATATATGAATCGAACTTAATCTAACTACTACACAAAGCAAGAAATGACATTGGATTCCATCAACCTTAGAATTGCTTGAAGTATCGAGTCCCAAAGTCCTCCTAACATGTCCATGTTTGTTGGCCGAGAAGTTGAAGGCATGCACTAGATGTTTTCTGAATCAGATAGTATAGGTTCCACGCATGGCTCAAAGGAAGAAACACTGCACATCCCCAGGGACATTGGGTGATGCTGCGTCAAGACTGTCATTGGATCTCTATCTATCGTTATGCTTTGTGGGGACTAATTCTTTCTCCCTGTAACTAAATTACTATAGGCAAAGATAATGACAGAAAAAAGGAACCGCAATCATCAACTTGTTATTAGCTCATACGAACCATTCCTTTTATTCTTGCACTTCGCTAGTGGAATCTTTGACGCTACCTAAAATCGGCATGCATTTTTTTGCTCTTCTGAGACGTACCAACCACTAGGCTGAAGCTCTTTGGTCAATGACATGCAATGCGGTATAACATAGGCCGAAAAAGGTCAAAGAAAAGGTTAAGACAAGTTagccttaacaaagaagttctttAATGGGGGTATCCATTCTTCTTTCATAAGCTACATTACGTAATAGTGGACATCCATGAAATCCTCCTTAAGTTACTTGATGATTTGTGTTAAAGACTAAGACAAGTTAACCTTAAGAAAACATATCATCGATGCAGTAGCTATGCCTTCTCCCGTAAGCAACATAACGTGATAAAGGACGTCCACGAAATCCTCCTTAAGTTATTGAATGATTTCTCATGATAATATTTGAGACGAGTCAAATTGCTCATGAGAATATGTTGAAAGGAATTCAACGTAAGCAATTCTAATACCAAAAAAGTAACCATGCATTCACTTTACATAAAGCAGCAAAGACTTTATGAAAGATTGATATTGTAGACAAAAGTTCACAGTGAAAAGTAACGAGGCATAAAACATCAACTTTCCAATTAAGAGATATAATCTTAGTGAATCGAGCTTTGTTTATTGTGCAAGACCAATGAGAGACAGGCTTGGCTGTTCTTGATATTTTGGTCAATAGAACAATCATTCCATATATGCAATAACTTGAGCTGTCTCATCTCATTCCCTCTCGGTCTCCATTAGCATTGCCTCACTCATTTATATGTCCATTGATCATCCAGTTCACTTGTCATAGAGTGGGGTGCATGGTAGAAAAGTTCTTAGATAAATCTCATCATTCTCTTTTTGATTAGGTCCACCCAATAAATCGTAGTCCAATCGCAGTCCAGATCTATGGTTTCGGCCAGTTAAATCAAAAGGCTATCTACCtaatctttttctttattttgccTTTTGATTcattgtaatacttcaacctaatcTTCGCATCAGAGTAGTAGTAGCACTAAAGTCCATCCACTACCGTAGTTAATGTAATCTACAACTCTGGCCACGCTATAAATTGGTGATGACTCCAGCACTAGTTCATATCAGCTTTTCCCGGGCATTGCTCTTTACAGGTACAAGTGTTCGTTCCATGGAGAGTATTGTTTCTCTGCTTAGTCCCATGAGAGCCATACTTTTGGGTTTTCTTGATGAATGTTGAGAATGATGCCGAGCTTTTAAGCTGCAGACATCATCTTCATGAttatttttcttgtttgttttATGTATGCAGTTTCCTCTTTGAGCTTCTTTAGGAAGCTATACTGGTTTGGCTGCTCACCTAATGCTCATCATAGATAGACTGTCATAGACTATGTATACTATAAGAAACAGTCAGAGATTCTGAAGGTGAAAGATAAAAGGTTCCAAAGCACAGATTTATTACTCGAGAAAGCAGGTTGCTATTGATCTCCTTCTCTAGTATTTGCCCCATGTATTTAAAGACCTCACGTAGCTGAGAGATGCAAGGATGATCATGATTGCACAATATGTGCATGGAATCAATGCACTACTATCGATTTGGTTGCTATTCCTTTCTCCTACTGGATTGGTTCCTAACAtgcattttctttctttgttctttCAGATACTTTGTTGCTGTTTGCATAGGGAGTATCAAAGGAGTACGAGTCGGAAACATTGAGGCTGAACTAGATTACATTGTAGTAGTAGATCTTTTGCACTTGCCATATCTAGGAAAATGGCACTTGCTTCGATTCCTGCAGTAGTCCTGGGCTCGATTGCCTTCACCGTATTCTGGATGCTGGCTGTGTTCCCTGCAGTCCCCTTCCTACCCGTAGGAAGAACTGCCGGATCTCTTCTTGGTGCCATGCTCATGGTGATCTTTCAGGTCGTAAGCCCCGAGCAGGCCTACGCATCCATCGACCTCCCCATCCTGGGCCTCCTCTTCGGTACCATGGTCGTTAGCATCTACCTGGAACGAGCCCAGATGTTCAAGTACTTGGGCAGGCTGCTTTCATGGAAGAGCAAAGGTGGCCGGGACTTGCTCTGCCGAGTCTGCCTTGTTTCGGCCTTGGCAAGTGCACTCTTCACCAACGACACCACCTGCATTGTGCTCACCGAGTTCGTCCTCAAGCTCGCAAAGCAGCACAAGCTTCCTGCCAAGCCCTTTCTCCTAGCATTAGCATCTAGTGCCAACATCGGCTCAAGTGCAACTCCCATCGGCAACCCACAGAACCTGGTTATAGCTGTCGAGAGTAAAATCTCCTTCATCAAGTTCTTTCTCGGAATCTTCCCCGCGATGCTTGTTGGTGTTGTCATCAACGTAGTGATCCTTCTCGGCATGTTTT
Protein-coding sequences here:
- the LOC135605664 gene encoding uncharacterized protein LOC135605664 isoform X1; this translates as MASSASAERRKGWWWRRATECAARGSGTPCAPGPPTRRCGLCGAVAYCSTAHQISHWTYHKKECTRLEEQMRHVDILSDFPFTFFIEDINQQESRCSFFTSKGLHQIGLWKSECSCGSLAVSMNELWLNDNWSLPSSLCPCAEPKSQLSSCLSCWEDYYQWRCLPLDSPVALLLHWPLTVYHCFQLLAAQGSISEVKDELNIHYLGPEKELLQLGVFGELLALFSGVQIHMDLVGPAVPQFRDGKTVSLCKYLPCAEQDCICKSSCADSGARRLNGKCVTVHIKLHKGFYHDICRNILKDSYPHLIIAPNAGVAAYSSWSPTIELIKEMGIPAIFTDFCEEAANLAADCISTVTSLPLRLPIQINPFRQPMVVEDSALYVPCYSNCFLFGM
- the LOC135605666 gene encoding uncharacterized protein At1g08160-like, with translation MVRERPLPSRRSRSGILPCIVFTGLGIIVLVSLVVLIFWLVVRPKALEYTVDDARVYGFNLTASHALNATFDLTLRSYNRNHRVSVYYDFMEVTVWYDDQMVAFTEVAPFYQRRRNVTTLDVIAAATSTPLLGSVEKSLKHDRSAGKVGLEVRVRARIRLKVGVVKTKHYTLRVYCAPVLVSFSATPTFDRVYCDVDI
- the LOC135605664 gene encoding uncharacterized protein LOC135605664 isoform X2; its protein translation is MASSASAERRKGWWWRRATECAARGSGTPCAPGPPTRRCGLCGAVAYCSTAHQISHWTYHKKECTRLEEQMRHVDILSDFPFTFFIEDINQESRCSFFTSKGLHQIGLWKSECSCGSLAVSMNELWLNDNWSLPSSLCPCAEPKSQLSSCLSCWEDYYQWRCLPLDSPVALLLHWPLTVYHCFQLLAAQGSISEVKDELNIHYLGPEKELLQLGVFGELLALFSGVQIHMDLVGPAVPQFRDGKTVSLCKYLPCAEQDCICKSSCADSGARRLNGKCVTVHIKLHKGFYHDICRNILKDSYPHLIIAPNAGVAAYSSWSPTIELIKEMGIPAIFTDFCEEAANLAADCISTVTSLPLRLPIQINPFRQPMVVEDSALYVPCYSNCFLFGM